A window of Xylophilus sp. GW821-FHT01B05 contains these coding sequences:
- a CDS encoding iron ABC transporter permease has product MIARPVGPLWRGASALIALGVLAPVLSLAWLALGADFSHWAHLASHVLPDAARNTAVLLAGVGVLVLVIGTGCAWLVTACDFPGRRVLHWALLLPLAMPTYIVAFAYLDLLHPIGPVQGALRWLLGYDSPRQFRLPDLRSMGGAILVLGFVLYPYVYLTARAMFMTQPAHLLEAARTLGETRLGSFFRVVLPLARPALAVGLSLALLETLNDIGASEFLGVHTLTVAVYTTWITRSDLAGAAQIACAMLGAVLLLVLLERHGRRHQRFGSTQRMRPVQPRRLRGAQAWLATAAATLPVLLGFGAPALYLLTETCKRLLQGGGISAGLVSSLVNTLLLAGGATVLALGAGLVVAWATRRTGSGPPQARWQARAATLGYALPGTVLAIGLLTPALAVDAALGQLLGRPDLPLMGMGAILVVACAMRFLAMPVGGIEAGLTRIPPALEQAARLLGETATGTLRRVHLPLLTPALTASALLVFVDAMKELPATLLLRPANFDTLATWLYAEAARGTYEEGAVAALAIVLAGLLPVVLLARTQLRGPTEDSLIP; this is encoded by the coding sequence GTGATTGCTCGTCCTGTTGGGCCGCTATGGCGCGGCGCTTCTGCGCTGATTGCGTTGGGGGTGCTGGCGCCTGTGCTGTCGCTGGCCTGGCTGGCGCTGGGCGCGGATTTCTCGCATTGGGCGCATCTGGCCAGCCACGTGCTGCCCGATGCGGCGCGCAATACCGCTGTGCTGTTGGCCGGCGTGGGCGTGCTGGTACTGGTGATTGGCACCGGCTGCGCCTGGCTGGTCACCGCCTGCGACTTTCCGGGGCGGCGCGTGTTGCACTGGGCGCTGCTGCTGCCGCTGGCCATGCCGACCTACATCGTCGCCTTTGCCTATCTGGACCTGCTGCACCCGATCGGCCCGGTGCAGGGCGCGCTGCGCTGGCTGCTGGGCTATGACAGCCCACGGCAGTTTCGCCTGCCGGATCTGCGCTCCATGGGCGGGGCGATCCTGGTGCTGGGCTTTGTGCTCTACCCCTATGTCTACCTGACGGCGCGCGCCATGTTCATGACGCAGCCGGCGCATCTGCTGGAGGCCGCGCGCACGCTGGGCGAAACCCGCCTGGGCAGCTTCTTTCGCGTGGTGCTGCCGCTGGCCCGCCCGGCGCTGGCCGTGGGCCTGAGCCTGGCGCTGCTGGAGACGCTCAACGACATTGGCGCCTCTGAATTCCTGGGCGTGCACACGCTCACGGTGGCGGTCTACACCACCTGGATCACGCGCTCGGACCTGGCCGGCGCTGCGCAGATCGCCTGCGCCATGCTGGGCGCCGTGCTGTTGTTGGTGCTGCTCGAGCGGCATGGCCGCCGGCACCAGCGTTTTGGCTCGACCCAGCGCATGCGGCCGGTGCAGCCGCGCCGGCTGCGCGGCGCGCAGGCCTGGCTGGCTACGGCGGCGGCCACGCTGCCGGTGCTGCTGGGCTTTGGCGCGCCGGCGCTCTACCTGCTGACGGAGACCTGCAAGCGGCTGCTGCAGGGCGGCGGCATATCGGCTGGCCTGGTGAGCAGCCTGGTCAACACCTTGCTGCTGGCCGGCGGCGCCACCGTGCTGGCGCTGGGCGCGGGCCTGGTCGTTGCCTGGGCCACGCGCCGCACCGGCAGCGGGCCGCCGCAGGCGCGCTGGCAGGCACGCGCCGCGACGCTGGGCTATGCCCTGCCCGGCACGGTTCTGGCCATTGGCCTGCTGACACCGGCGCTGGCCGTGGACGCGGCCCTGGGCCAGTTGCTGGGCCGCCCGGACCTGCCGCTGATGGGCATGGGCGCCATCCTGGTCGTGGCCTGCGCCATGCGCTTTCTGGCGATGCCGGTGGGCGGCATCGAGGCTGGCCTGACGCGCATACCACCGGCGCTGGAGCAGGCCGCGCGCCTGTTGGGCGAGACCGCCACCGGCACGCTGCGCCGCGTGCACCTGCCGCTGCTCACGCCTGCACTCACTGCCAGCGCGCTGCTGGTGTTTGTCGATGCCATGAAGGAGCTGCCCGCCACCTTGCTGCTGCGGCCGGCCAATTTCGACACCCTGGCCACCTGGCTCTATGCCGAGGCGGCGCGCGGCACCTATGAAGAAGGCGCGGTTGCCGCGCTGGCCATCGTGCTGGCCGGGCTGCTGCCGGTGGTGCTGCTGGCGCGCACCCAATTGCGCGGGCCGACTGAAGATTCTTTGATCCCATGA
- a CDS encoding ABC transporter ATP-binding protein, with translation MSTNLRLDAIQLAYPGRRGLHTVVQKLSLQLEAGHIGCLLGPSGCGKTTVLRAIAGFEPVRAGRILLGETVVSSAAQQLPPERRRVGMMFQEYALFPHLSAAQNVGFGLRRQPRATQQARVAEMLALVGLSDAAARHPHELSGGQQQRIALARALAPAPDLLLLDEPFSNLDGPTRERLTREVRDILRAAGQTALLVTHNEAEAATMADAIGRMREGALQSWDVRADATGELSNR, from the coding sequence ATGAGCACCAACCTGCGACTAGACGCCATCCAGTTGGCCTACCCCGGCCGGCGCGGCCTGCACACTGTTGTGCAGAAGCTCTCGCTGCAATTGGAGGCCGGCCACATCGGCTGCCTGCTCGGCCCCTCGGGCTGCGGCAAGACCACGGTGCTGCGCGCCATTGCCGGCTTCGAGCCGGTGCGCGCGGGCCGCATCCTGCTGGGCGAGACGGTGGTGTCCTCGGCTGCGCAGCAGTTGCCGCCCGAGCGGCGCCGGGTGGGGATGATGTTTCAGGAATACGCGCTGTTCCCGCACCTGAGCGCCGCGCAGAACGTGGGCTTTGGCCTGCGCCGCCAGCCACGCGCCACGCAGCAGGCGCGTGTGGCCGAGATGCTGGCCCTGGTCGGACTGTCCGACGCTGCGGCGCGCCACCCGCATGAGCTGTCTGGCGGCCAGCAGCAGCGCATTGCGCTGGCCCGTGCGTTGGCGCCGGCACCTGATCTGCTGCTGTTGGACGAGCCCTTCTCCAACCTGGACGGCCCGACCCGCGAGCGCCTGACCCGCGAGGTGCGCGACATCCTGCGCGCCGCCGGCCAGACCGCGCTGCTGGTCACCCACAACGAAGCCGAGGCCGCCACCATGGCCGACGCCATCGGCCGCATGCGCGAGGGTGCGCTGCAGAGCTGGGACGTACGCGCTGACGCCACGGGCGAACTATCAAATAGATAG
- a CDS encoding class II aldolase/adducin family protein yields MAPVVVPHASPSHAAAERQVREDLAAAYRLVALYGMDDSIYTHISARVPGTEDQFLINPFGMLFRDITASSLVKIDLEGRIVEPSDYDVNPAGFTIHSAVHAARHDATCVLHTHTVAGVGVSSLACGLQPCNQWALQFYNRVTYHDFEGIALDHEERVRLVADLGPSARAMILRNHGLITLGRTVSEAFILMLNLERACRVQLAIQSSGEPIHPVPADVCERTAQQYESGDTNRQPGDPDPNAREWRAMLQRLEPASSASFRT; encoded by the coding sequence ATGGCTCCCGTAGTCGTACCGCACGCATCCCCTTCCCACGCCGCCGCAGAGCGCCAGGTTCGCGAAGACCTGGCAGCGGCCTACCGGCTGGTCGCCCTCTACGGCATGGACGACAGCATCTACACGCACATCTCGGCGCGGGTGCCGGGCACCGAAGACCAGTTTTTGATCAACCCGTTTGGCATGCTGTTCCGGGACATCACGGCCTCATCCCTGGTCAAGATCGATCTTGAGGGCCGCATCGTCGAGCCCAGCGACTACGACGTGAACCCGGCCGGTTTCACCATCCACAGCGCGGTGCACGCCGCCCGGCATGACGCCACCTGCGTGCTGCACACCCACACGGTGGCGGGCGTAGGTGTCTCGTCGCTCGCCTGCGGGCTGCAGCCCTGCAACCAGTGGGCGCTGCAGTTCTACAACCGGGTGACTTATCACGACTTCGAGGGCATTGCGCTCGACCATGAAGAGCGGGTGCGTCTGGTGGCCGACCTGGGCCCGAGCGCGCGCGCCATGATCCTGCGCAACCACGGCCTGATCACGCTGGGCCGCACGGTGTCCGAGGCTTTCATCCTCATGCTCAACCTGGAGCGCGCCTGCCGCGTGCAGCTCGCCATCCAGTCCAGCGGCGAGCCCATCCACCCGGTGCCCGCCGATGTGTGCGAGCGCACCGCGCAGCAATACGAAAGCGGCGACACCAACCGCCAGCCGGGCGACCCCGACCCGAATGCCCGCGAGTGGCGCGCCATGCTGCAGCGCCTGGAGCCGGCTTCCTCGGCCTCGTTCCGTACCTGA
- a CDS encoding ABC transporter substrate-binding protein — protein sequence MKRRHLIQMGATGLGVSIAGVPLHVLAQGKKGGTINVLVQPEPPGLMMGIVQNAPTQLISGNIYEGLLRYDEQINPKPLLASSWTVNAEGTVYTFKLKPGVKWHDGKPFTADDVVFSVDVFLRKTHARLRGNLAALETVKALDPLTVEFKLKYPFGPFIGLFETGTMPMVPKHIYEGTDFLNNPANATPIGTGPFKFKEWIKGSYIQLVANEQYHTAGMPIVEKLYFHVIPDAAARAAAFESGKVDIVPGGAVELFDVTRLSKLPGVGITSKGWEFFAPHAWLNVNNRKAPMDNIKFRQALMYAIDREAICKIAWQGFAKPATGPFNSHIKYYSEDVPKYPRNVETAKKLLAEAGYKGEVLRLLPLPYGETWARSAEILRQNLAQAGIKTEMVATDVAGWNQKLSEWDYDLAFNYVYQYGDPALGVARNYTTANIAKGSPFNNAEGYSNPKVDELFDAGAKENNPEKRKAIYLQVQKLLVEEAPLAWLYEINFPTLYRTKLNNIISSGIGLNDSLSGAWLS from the coding sequence ATGAAACGTCGCCATCTGATTCAAATGGGTGCCACCGGTCTGGGCGTGTCCATCGCCGGAGTCCCGCTGCATGTGCTGGCACAGGGCAAGAAGGGGGGGACCATCAATGTCCTGGTGCAGCCAGAGCCGCCCGGGCTGATGATGGGCATCGTGCAGAACGCGCCGACGCAGCTGATCTCCGGCAACATCTACGAAGGCCTGCTGCGCTACGACGAACAGATCAACCCCAAGCCGCTGCTGGCGAGCTCGTGGACGGTCAATGCCGAAGGCACCGTCTACACCTTCAAGCTCAAGCCCGGCGTCAAGTGGCATGACGGCAAGCCCTTTACGGCCGACGACGTGGTGTTCTCGGTGGACGTGTTCCTGCGCAAGACCCATGCACGCCTGCGCGGCAACCTGGCCGCGCTGGAGACGGTCAAGGCGCTGGACCCGCTGACGGTGGAGTTCAAGCTCAAGTACCCGTTCGGCCCCTTCATCGGCCTGTTCGAGACCGGCACCATGCCGATGGTGCCCAAGCACATCTATGAAGGCACGGACTTCCTGAACAACCCGGCCAATGCCACGCCCATCGGCACCGGCCCGTTCAAGTTCAAGGAATGGATCAAGGGCTCTTACATCCAGCTGGTGGCCAACGAGCAGTACCACACGGCGGGCATGCCGATCGTCGAGAAGCTGTACTTCCACGTGATCCCTGACGCCGCCGCGCGCGCCGCCGCCTTCGAATCGGGCAAGGTAGACATCGTGCCCGGCGGCGCGGTCGAGCTGTTCGACGTGACGCGCCTGTCCAAGCTGCCCGGCGTGGGCATCACCAGCAAGGGCTGGGAATTCTTTGCGCCGCATGCCTGGCTGAACGTCAACAACCGCAAGGCGCCGATGGACAACATCAAGTTCCGTCAGGCGCTGATGTACGCCATCGACCGCGAAGCCATCTGCAAGATCGCCTGGCAGGGCTTTGCCAAACCCGCCACCGGCCCGTTCAACAGCCACATCAAGTACTACAGCGAAGACGTGCCCAAGTACCCGCGCAATGTGGAGACGGCCAAGAAGCTGCTGGCCGAAGCCGGCTACAAGGGCGAGGTGCTGCGCCTGCTGCCCCTGCCCTACGGCGAGACCTGGGCCCGCTCGGCCGAGATCCTGCGCCAGAACCTGGCCCAGGCCGGCATCAAGACCGAGATGGTCGCGACAGACGTTGCCGGCTGGAACCAGAAGCTCAGCGAATGGGACTACGACCTGGCCTTCAACTACGTCTACCAGTACGGCGACCCGGCGCTGGGCGTGGCGCGCAACTACACCACGGCCAACATCGCCAAGGGCTCGCCCTTCAACAACGCCGAGGGCTACTCCAACCCCAAGGTCGACGAGCTGTTTGATGCCGGCGCCAAAGAGAACAACCCCGAGAAGCGCAAAGCCATCTACCTGCAAGTGCAAAAGCTGCTGGTGGAAGAAGCCCCGCTGGCCTGGCTCTACGAGATCAACTTCCCGACGCTCTACCGCACCAAGCTGAACAACATCATCAGCTCGGGCATCGGCCTGAACGACAGCCTCAGCGGCGCCTGGCTGAGCTAA
- a CDS encoding ABC transporter permease: protein MKRTQFMLTRLLQGLVAILLIATVNFMLVRAAPGDPVSVMAGEAGASDPQFVAQLRAQFGLDQPITTQLATYLGKVVRLDLGYSYRQQQPVLKLIAERLPATLLLTGSAFVLSLLFGVTLGALSARKAGTWVDSAITTVALVFYATPLYWLALMAVLVFSVQLDWLPGFGFSTVGSDATGLALAWDIAQHLVLPVLTLALFYMAVYARMTRATMLEVAQMDFVKTARAKGVKPGRILRAHVLRNALLPVVTLAGIQAGGLIGGAVLTETVFAWPGLGRLMFDALLQRDYSLLLGSFLVTAAMAVLFNLITDLVYTLVDPRIELT from the coding sequence ATGAAACGTACGCAATTCATGCTGACCCGGCTGCTGCAGGGTCTGGTGGCGATCTTGCTGATCGCTACCGTCAACTTCATGCTGGTGCGCGCGGCGCCTGGGGACCCGGTGTCGGTGATGGCCGGCGAGGCCGGCGCGTCTGACCCGCAGTTTGTCGCCCAGCTGCGCGCGCAGTTTGGCTTGGACCAACCCATCACGACACAGCTTGCCACCTACCTTGGCAAGGTGGTGCGGCTGGATCTGGGCTACTCGTACCGCCAGCAGCAGCCGGTGCTCAAGCTGATCGCCGAGCGCCTGCCCGCCACCTTGCTGCTGACCGGCAGCGCCTTTGTGCTGTCACTGCTGTTTGGCGTGACGCTGGGGGCGCTGTCGGCGCGCAAGGCCGGCACCTGGGTGGACAGTGCCATCACCACGGTGGCGCTGGTGTTCTATGCCACGCCGCTCTACTGGCTGGCGCTGATGGCGGTGTTGGTGTTCAGCGTGCAGCTGGACTGGCTGCCGGGCTTTGGCTTCAGCACCGTGGGCTCGGACGCCACCGGCCTGGCGCTGGCCTGGGACATTGCCCAGCATCTGGTGCTGCCGGTGCTGACGCTGGCGCTGTTCTACATGGCCGTGTATGCGCGCATGACGCGGGCCACCATGCTGGAAGTGGCGCAAATGGATTTTGTGAAGACAGCGCGCGCCAAGGGCGTGAAGCCCGGCCGCATCCTGCGTGCGCACGTGCTGCGCAATGCGCTGCTGCCGGTGGTCACGCTGGCCGGCATCCAGGCCGGCGGCCTGATCGGCGGCGCCGTGCTGACCGAAACCGTGTTTGCCTGGCCCGGCCTGGGCCGGCTCATGTTCGATGCCCTGCTGCAGCGCGACTACAGCCTGCTGCTTGGCTCCTTCCTGGTGACTGCGGCCATGGCCGTGCTGTTCAACCTCATCACCGATCTTGTCTACACGCTGGTCGATCCACGGATTGAATTGACATGA
- a CDS encoding ABC transporter permease produces the protein MTIKSPFWRRFCRNKGAVAGMVVLAIVAIVAVFGPWIASNDPWGMVQQPFLRPWAEPGFAMGTDTLGRDIMSGVIYGARISLLIGVVSTVVALLIGVTLGAIAGYFGGWVDAALMRFTELFQAVPSFALAIVLVAIFQPSVGSIVTAIAIVSWPPVARLVRSEFLTLRQRDFVQAALLAGQSTPRIILTQILPNAMSPIIVMASLMVATAILLESSLSFLGLGDPNQMSWGYMVGAARTVLRQAWWMALFPGLAIVLTVLALNLVGEGLNDGLNTRLDGRTK, from the coding sequence ATGACTATCAAGAGCCCATTCTGGCGGCGCTTCTGCCGCAACAAGGGTGCCGTGGCCGGCATGGTGGTGCTGGCCATCGTCGCCATCGTCGCGGTGTTTGGCCCGTGGATCGCCAGCAACGATCCCTGGGGCATGGTGCAGCAGCCCTTCCTGCGGCCCTGGGCCGAGCCGGGCTTTGCCATGGGCACCGACACGCTGGGCCGGGACATCATGTCGGGCGTGATCTACGGCGCGCGCATCTCGCTGCTGATTGGCGTGGTGTCTACCGTCGTCGCGCTGCTGATCGGCGTCACGCTGGGCGCCATTGCGGGCTACTTCGGTGGCTGGGTTGACGCCGCGTTGATGCGTTTCACCGAGCTGTTCCAGGCCGTGCCCAGCTTTGCGCTGGCCATCGTGCTGGTGGCGATCTTCCAGCCCTCGGTGGGCTCCATCGTGACGGCGATTGCCATCGTTTCCTGGCCGCCGGTGGCGCGCCTGGTGCGCAGCGAATTCCTCACGCTGCGCCAGCGCGACTTCGTGCAGGCCGCGCTGCTGGCCGGCCAATCCACGCCGCGCATCATCCTCACGCAGATCCTGCCCAACGCCATGTCGCCCATCATCGTGATGGCCTCGCTGATGGTGGCCACGGCCATCCTGCTGGAGTCCAGCCTGAGCTTTCTGGGCCTGGGCGACCCGAACCAGATGAGCTGGGGCTACATGGTGGGTGCCGCGCGCACGGTGCTGCGCCAAGCCTGGTGGATGGCGCTGTTCCCCGGTCTGGCCATCGTGCTGACCGTGCTGGCGCTCAACCTGGTGGGCGAAGGCCTCAACGATGGGCTCAACACCCGCCTGGACGGGAGAACCAAATGA
- a CDS encoding ABC transporter ATP-binding protein — protein sequence MSAAVTPLKTSQPVLDIVGLSISLPQGADRALAVEGAKLSLLPGQTLCVVGESGSGKSMIANAVMGLLPRPHVAPVAGKILFEGTDLLTLSEAQMRELRGRRIGMVFQEPMTALNPVMRIGEQIGEVFDAHGHVPAAEKRQRILAALADVGLPEPELLIDSYPFRLSGGQRQRVMIACALVLEPLLLICDEPTTALDVTTQAQILKLVRELQQRRGTAVLFITHDFGVVSEIADQVVVMQTGKVVESGPARQVLDAPQHPYTRKLIAAIPTGQAEPLARSDEITRVLQVQDLCKTYQSGGSLFKRGRSVQAAKDISFDLLRGETLGLVGESGSGKSSVGRCLVGLAPFDSGRILFKGRNLPQGDAFRREAAGKIQMVFQDPYASLNPRHRIGAAIAGGPIAQGVSKSEAMARTMELLQLVGLGADAAQRYPHEFSGGQRQRIGIARALAMQPELLVADEPVSALDVSVQAQVLKLFAEVRERFKLAMVFITHDLRVAGEMCDHIAVMQRGAIVEYGETHKVLRDPQHAYTRTLIDAVPRLNSAADRSLEVRQA from the coding sequence ATGAGTGCCGCCGTGACACCCCTGAAGACTTCGCAGCCGGTGCTCGACATCGTCGGCCTGAGCATCTCGCTACCCCAGGGCGCTGACCGCGCGCTGGCGGTGGAAGGCGCCAAGCTTTCCCTGCTGCCCGGCCAGACGCTGTGCGTGGTGGGCGAATCCGGCTCCGGCAAATCGATGATCGCCAATGCCGTGATGGGCCTGCTGCCGCGCCCGCATGTGGCGCCGGTGGCCGGCAAGATTCTGTTCGAAGGCACCGACCTGCTGACCTTGAGCGAAGCGCAGATGCGTGAGCTGCGCGGTCGGCGCATCGGCATGGTGTTCCAGGAGCCGATGACGGCACTGAACCCGGTGATGCGCATTGGCGAGCAGATCGGCGAAGTGTTCGACGCCCACGGCCATGTGCCCGCGGCCGAGAAGCGCCAGCGCATCCTGGCCGCGCTGGCCGACGTCGGCCTGCCCGAGCCCGAGCTGCTGATCGACAGCTACCCGTTCCGCCTATCCGGCGGCCAACGCCAGCGCGTGATGATCGCCTGCGCCCTGGTGCTGGAGCCCCTGCTGCTGATCTGCGACGAGCCCACCACCGCGCTCGACGTAACCACCCAGGCGCAGATCCTGAAGCTGGTGCGCGAGCTGCAGCAGCGCCGTGGCACCGCCGTGCTGTTCATCACGCATGACTTCGGCGTGGTGTCGGAGATCGCCGACCAGGTGGTGGTGATGCAGACCGGCAAGGTGGTCGAATCCGGCCCGGCGCGCCAGGTGCTGGATGCGCCGCAGCACCCCTACACGCGCAAGCTGATCGCCGCCATCCCTACTGGCCAGGCAGAGCCTCTGGCGCGCTCGGACGAGATCACCCGCGTGCTGCAGGTGCAGGACCTGTGCAAGACCTACCAGTCGGGCGGCAGCCTGTTCAAGCGCGGCCGCTCGGTGCAGGCCGCCAAGGACATCAGCTTCGACCTGCTGCGGGGCGAGACGCTGGGGCTGGTGGGTGAATCCGGCTCGGGCAAATCCAGCGTGGGCCGCTGCCTGGTGGGCCTGGCGCCCTTCGACAGCGGGCGCATCCTGTTCAAGGGCCGCAACCTGCCGCAGGGCGACGCCTTCCGGCGCGAGGCCGCGGGCAAGATCCAGATGGTGTTCCAGGACCCATACGCGTCGCTGAATCCGCGCCACCGCATTGGTGCCGCCATCGCCGGCGGCCCGATTGCACAAGGCGTGAGCAAATCCGAAGCCATGGCCCGCACCATGGAGCTGCTGCAACTGGTCGGCCTGGGCGCCGATGCCGCGCAGCGCTATCCGCACGAATTCTCGGGCGGGCAGCGCCAGCGCATCGGCATTGCCCGCGCGCTGGCCATGCAGCCCGAGCTGCTGGTGGCCGACGAGCCGGTGTCGGCACTCGACGTGTCGGTGCAGGCGCAGGTGCTTAAATTGTTTGCCGAGGTGCGCGAGCGCTTCAAGCTTGCCATGGTGTTCATCACGCACGACCTGCGCGTGGCCGGCGAGATGTGCGACCACATCGCGGTGATGCAGCGCGGCGCCATCGTCGAATACGGCGAGACGCACAAGGTGCTTCGCGATCCGCAGCATGCTTACACCCGCACCTTGATCGACGCCGTGCCGCGCCTGAACTCGGCCGCAGACCGCAGCCTGGAGGTACGCCAGGCATGA
- a CDS encoding glyoxylate/hydroxypyruvate reductase A, with translation MSKAPTIAFLSSQIEMGYLLPSFQAQFPGADLRLTKELGALDEIDAAVCWYPPEGLLARMPKLQLVQSVGAGIDHITLDPALPAVPVCRIVDTDMASGMSAYVTWAVIQHQRSMGSYIANAAARRWQEQPVVPPRLHRVGIAGLGTLGLACARALQTLGYSVRGWSRSPKTELPAGVESFHGDAGRAAFLAGCDTLVCLLPLTEETRGFLCTELFAQLPRGAHLINVGRGAHLVEADLLQALADGTLGAATLDALTQEPLPADHPFWQDPRILVTPHIATRTHPSVIARQTHDNLLQIRSGRAAAVAVDLTRGY, from the coding sequence ATGAGCAAAGCCCCCACCATCGCCTTCCTCAGCAGCCAGATCGAGATGGGCTACCTGCTGCCGTCCTTTCAAGCCCAGTTCCCCGGTGCCGACTTGCGGCTGACGAAGGAGCTGGGCGCGTTGGACGAAATAGACGCCGCCGTCTGCTGGTACCCGCCCGAAGGCCTGCTGGCGCGCATGCCCAAGCTGCAGCTGGTGCAATCCGTTGGCGCCGGCATAGACCACATCACGCTCGACCCCGCGCTGCCCGCCGTGCCGGTCTGCCGCATCGTCGACACCGACATGGCCAGCGGCATGAGCGCCTATGTGACCTGGGCCGTGATCCAGCACCAGCGCAGCATGGGCAGCTACATCGCCAACGCGGCGGCGCGCCGCTGGCAAGAGCAACCCGTGGTGCCGCCGCGCCTGCACCGCGTCGGCATTGCCGGCCTGGGCACGCTGGGCCTGGCCTGCGCTCGCGCGCTGCAAACCCTTGGCTACAGCGTGCGCGGCTGGAGCCGCAGCCCCAAAACCGAGCTGCCCGCAGGCGTCGAATCCTTCCACGGCGACGCTGGCCGGGCCGCGTTCCTGGCGGGCTGCGACACCCTGGTCTGCCTGCTGCCGCTGACCGAAGAAACCCGCGGCTTCCTGTGCACCGAGCTGTTTGCGCAGTTGCCACGCGGCGCGCACCTTATCAACGTGGGCCGTGGCGCGCATCTGGTCGAGGCCGATCTGCTGCAGGCCCTGGCCGATGGCACGCTGGGCGCCGCCACGCTCGATGCGCTGACGCAAGAGCCGCTGCCGGCCGATCACCCCTTCTGGCAAGACCCGCGCATCCTCGTCACGCCGCATATCGCCACGCGCACGCACCCCTCGGTCATTGCGCGCCAGACCCACGACAACCTGCTGCAGATCCGCAGCGGCCGGGCTGCGGCCGTGGCCGTGGACCTGACACGGGGCTACTGA
- a CDS encoding aspartate aminotransferase family protein, translating to MSAPTPLAAKDIAAHLHPFTNLAAHGQVGPLVITRGDGIHVEDEQGRRYIEGMSGLWCSALGFSHPRLVAAGTKALQTLPYYHTFNHRTNPAVAELSEKLLSIAPVPMARVFFANSGSEANDTAVKMVWYYHNAIGKPGKKKIIARQKAYHGVTVAAASLSGLAANHTDFDLPIDRILHVDCPHHYRYGQPGESEADFATRLANALEQRILAEGPDTVAAFFAEPVMGAGGVLVPPETYFEKVQAVLRKYEVLLVADEVICGFGRTGNMFGSTTYGMQPDILTCAKALSSGYVPISAVMVSAQVHAALAANSGKIGTFGHGYTYSGHPVASAIALENLKVYEDEGIIAHTQALTPQFQAALRHYAQHPLVGEARGVGLIGALELVADKASKQPFATTVKAGPRVAELALQQGLIVRAMGDTIALCPPLIITSTELDEMFQRLTRALELFTAEV from the coding sequence ATGAGCGCACCCACCCCTCTCGCGGCCAAGGACATTGCCGCCCACCTGCACCCCTTCACCAACCTGGCCGCCCACGGGCAGGTCGGGCCGCTGGTCATCACGCGCGGCGACGGCATCCATGTAGAGGACGAGCAGGGCCGCCGCTATATAGAAGGCATGTCGGGCCTGTGGTGCAGCGCGCTGGGCTTCAGCCACCCGCGCCTGGTCGCGGCCGGCACCAAGGCGCTGCAGACGCTGCCCTACTACCACACCTTCAACCACCGCACCAACCCGGCCGTGGCGGAGCTGTCGGAAAAGCTGCTGTCCATCGCACCGGTACCGATGGCGCGCGTGTTCTTTGCCAACTCGGGCTCCGAGGCCAACGACACGGCGGTGAAGATGGTCTGGTACTACCACAACGCCATCGGCAAGCCGGGCAAGAAGAAGATCATCGCGCGGCAAAAGGCCTACCACGGCGTGACCGTGGCCGCCGCCAGCCTGAGCGGCCTGGCGGCCAACCACACCGACTTCGACCTGCCGATAGACCGCATCCTGCATGTCGACTGCCCGCACCACTACCGCTACGGCCAGCCCGGCGAGAGCGAGGCCGACTTTGCCACCCGCCTGGCCAACGCACTGGAGCAGCGCATCCTGGCCGAAGGCCCCGACACCGTGGCGGCCTTCTTTGCCGAGCCGGTCATGGGTGCGGGCGGCGTGCTGGTGCCGCCAGAGACCTACTTCGAGAAGGTGCAGGCCGTGCTGCGCAAGTACGAGGTGCTGCTGGTGGCCGACGAGGTGATCTGCGGCTTTGGCCGCACCGGCAACATGTTTGGCTCGACCACCTACGGCATGCAGCCCGACATCCTGACCTGCGCCAAGGCGCTGTCGTCGGGCTACGTGCCGATCTCTGCCGTCATGGTGTCGGCGCAGGTGCATGCGGCGCTGGCCGCCAACAGCGGCAAGATCGGCACCTTCGGCCACGGCTATACCTACTCTGGCCACCCGGTGGCCTCGGCCATCGCGCTGGAGAACCTCAAGGTCTACGAGGACGAGGGCATCATTGCCCACACCCAGGCGCTGACGCCGCAGTTCCAGGCGGCACTGCGCCACTACGCACAGCACCCGCTGGTGGGCGAGGCGCGCGGCGTGGGCCTGATCGGGGCGCTGGAGCTTGTCGCCGACAAGGCCAGCAAGCAGCCCTTCGCCACCACCGTCAAGGCCGGCCCGCGCGTGGCCGAGCTGGCGCTGCAACAAGGCCTGATCGTGCGCGCCATGGGTGACACCATCGCGCTGTGCCCGCCGCTGATCATCACCAGCACCGAACTTGACGAGATGTTCCAGCGCCTGACCCGCGCGCTGGAGCTGTTCACCGCCGAGGTCTGA